The nucleotide sequence TTTATCATGGAGATCTGCTCTCCCCTATCCCAAACGAGACCAAATTCGATCTGGTCGTTTCCAACCCGCCTTATATCCCTGAAGCTGATAAACCCAACATCATGCCGGATGTCGCAGAGTATGAGCCGCACCTTGCTCTATTCGTATCCGATTTCCAAGGATTCCATACAAAAATTTTAACGGAAGCAAAGTCCAAACTTAAACCGCAAGGCAGATTGTATCTGGAAACACATCCGCGCTATTCAAACTGGCTGAAAGATACTGCATTATCTCTCGGCTACTCCGAGGCAGATCTCAAAAAGGATCTTTCCGGTAGAGATAGTTTTGTTAGATTAAAGATTTAGAATATACTATCTGTCCTATTCATTAACAAGATAATAGGATTCCGGCAAACTTTCATTTCCAAAATAACAGTATAACGGCCGTTACAACGAGAGATTTCAGATAAATTTTCAAATTTATCTCAATTGGGATATTGTTTCATTCCAACATCTTACGGAATGAATTTTCCGCAAAAAATAAAAAAGAACATAATTTATAAATTTATATTGCCTTATTATAATTTTTTGACTTTTTTTTGTCTTTACCACTGTGTTAGTCGAATATAAGCATAAAATAAAGCTAATTTAAATAAGGTAAGATATGAAAAAGATAACCCTAAGTATCACCCTGATATCATTCTTCTTTATCGCCTGTCCTGGTGAAAAGGAAGATACTCCCATCGATCCTACATTTCTGGGAGCTATTCTTCCAAGAATTGCAGCGGCTTCTTATCCTTCCGTTCCAGCTACCGGCTGTAGCGATCCGAACAATACTCCCACACTTGTCCCAAATGTGGAAACCCGAGTGGATAATCCTGTCCCTGGAACCTATTACTTTTTCATTGTACAAGGAAACGAAATTCCAAACCAAATTGGGGGAGGATACAGCCTTACCATCCAGACTTACGCGGCGCCTATTGATTTGTATATAGCCTATATATCTCGACCGGTAACTACCTTTGAGCTCTTGTTCCAGAAAGAATTTTTTGAGAACCAAGGGTTTCCCATCTCTGGGGTTAATCAGGACAGTTTTTATGCAAGTATGGAGGTCGGCGATTATCGCTGCTTTATCATTTACCGACCTCCGGGAAATGGGGGGTCTTTCGGCCTCCTCATTGAAGACTAAACCTACCTAAAATACGAATCGAGGTACTAATATGCGAATCATCTCAGCTCTAGCTATGCCAAAATCTTTGTTCTCTTTTAAAAAAAAGGGATATTTTCCTTTCATTCATTCAAAAGGTAAATCCTATTTCGGATTAGTTCTAGCTTGTATGCTCGCGTTAGGCGCTTTTTGGAGTGCTCCGAAAGAATCCGGGGTTCCATTTCCTTTGCCGGAAGTCCAGGTTGCCCCGGATGGAAGGGCGGTGACTTCTATCGGGATCCCTGTTCCACCCGGACCGGCAAAATTTGTACCTTCTATTTCACTCTCTTATGATTCTCAAATGGGCAATGGATTTTTAGGAATGGGTTGGAGTTTAGGCGGATTCGGGCAGATCAAAAGGGATTCTACCTTTGGATCCTTTACCTATACCTCTGCGGATCATTTTATTTCCACAGAAGATGGAGAATTAGAGGCATTAACCGTATCACAAGGCGGGGGCTATCACGCTAAAAGAGAAACATTTAGAAAATACACGCCCATTGCAGGATGTGGTGATGTATGCTCTTGGTCCGTCAAAGAAGGGAACGGTACTACCAGTTATTACGGAGAACTTAACGGAACTTCCGCCTATAATTCTAGAGTTGTGAACGCGTCCAACCAAGCAAATGTATGGGGCCTCAACAGGATCGTAGATAAAAATGGAAATACGATCGAAATCTTATATCATCCCCAATCCCAAACGGACGGAGTACTTTATCCTCAATATATAAGGTATAATGGAGGCGCTTCCGAAATCGAATTTGTATGGATAGCTCGTGCAGATTGGGTACGATCCTGGATTGGAGGATCTAGTGTAACCCAAACAAGGCTTTTAGATGAGATAATAACAAGATTCCAAAGTTCGGAAACGGATTCTTGGGAGTTTAGTTATGGAACGGATGCGAGCAATCGTAGGATTTTAACTAGTATAGAAAGAGATAAATTCGCCCCACTTACATTGACGTATAATATGGGAACTCTGGATCTCTCCCAAACCCCTGCCGTTGTACAAAGATCAAGCGCTATCCCAATCAATGCAAAATTAAAATATTCCGATTTAGGTGCCTGCCTTTCACATTTTACCACCTGCGCAATGACAATGTTTGGAGCTAATCCTGTCGCCGCAATCATGTGTGCGTTAGGGCATATACAGCTTGGAAACGATTGTGCAGATGGAATTTCCTCTAATATAGGATTTTTCGGAGATGTGAATGGGGATAAAATTTTAGATTACATTCGAATTGTTGAATATGATTTCGAGAGGCCTTATATTGGGATAGGTGGAATTGCAATAGACAATACAATGTTAGAATACCGCACTGCGAAAATTTGGGTCCAGTTCGGAAAAAAAGATAATGCTGGCGTTACTAGTTTAGAAACCGCAGAAAATTTGACTTTAAAAACCAATCCATTCCGATTTACGGATGGAACCCAGGCCTTCCCAGCAGATGTAGACGGCAATGGAATGGCGGATATCGTATTTATCGAAGACTATGGATCTAAACTAAAAGTATATTTGTCCACAGGTACAGGATTTAGCGTACAAGAAACAAACGTAACCTCCACCAATCCAAAACCTGCAGGAGGAGGAGCGATTATTAAATATCTATCTCCGGACAGAAGAACCTACAATCATCTTGCGGATCTGAACGGGGATGGTCGTACCGATTTTATCCAATACAATCCTGCCGATTCAAAAACTTATGTTTATTATTCTACTGGAACCGGTTTTGACGGAGGAAGAGCAATTACGGGGATTACGGATTACGGAGTCACTAACCAGATGTTTGTAGATTTGGACGGAAACGGGATCCCTGATTTTATCACCTATGATCGGATAGATAACGATACTGCACGAAGGATGGTATATACATTATTCGGAGAAAACCAAACCGTATTGTATAACGGTAGCCTTACCTTAGGAACGGAAGGTAAGTTCGATAATTTCTACTTCTCCGATCTGAATTCCGACGGCCTCCAGGATTTAGCCGTTGTTCTTCCTCTGGGAGATATTAATACCTCCACAAAGGGAACATTAAAAACTTATTATTTTGATAGTAAAGAATTCGGAAATCCGCAGGTCTTTCCGCTCTATGATCTAAGATACAAAGAAGATACAAATAAATTTAAATCGGCAGTAGTTGCAGATCCTTACGAATTGGACTTACGCAGGGATGTGGGTCCGGGAGACGTTCTGTATCTTTCAGGAGGTCGATTAGAATTATTATTTCATGATAATGCTTCTTCCTATGATATCGATCTTTTCCTTTCTCTTGAAAATCCGGATCCGCCCACTGATGCGGAGGGGAATCCCATACCGATGCAAGGAGTGGGTCAATATGATGCCGAGTCGATCCTTAGAGATATAGATAAGGATGGTGCGAATGATACACTTTGGGTGCGAGTATTCGTAGATGGAGACGCTATTACGGATATTACCCTAATGATCAAATATTCCACAGGACCTTCCGAGCCGGTAGCTTACGATCTAGACTGGGGAAAATTACAATCGTATGCTTCTATGGATCCGAACGCTGCGAATTGGCCGGCACTTAGCCAGTCTACTTACGACTCTTGGAGAATGGGAATTTTCTTCGCTGATTATAACGGTGACGGAAGAAACGACACAATCTGGTGCGACGGTTCTAATATTCGTGTAGCTTATTCTAAACCGAATGGGACGGGAGGACTTTCCTTTGCACAATACGGAGATATTTCCCCAATTCCTTCTTCGTTCCTAAACCAAGCAGCGGATTTAAACGGAGACACAAGAGCTGATTTGATCTCGATAGAATCTGCCTTAGCGCTCTTGGAATATCCGGCGAACCTCACACATATCAGAAGTAATGTTCCGTTCGCAGGAACCGGAAATATTACATTCACAAATACACCCGTCTCCCTTCCTGCGGGGACCCTAGCTTCGATTTCCACGTCCAAGGGAACTAGAGTGGATATCACATACGATTGGGAAGCAAAACTTCCGGAAACGAAGATCGCTAGTTCGGTTTTCCCATCCATTGCCTTCCCCGTACCTAAATATGTAACAACAAAAGTGCTGCAGACATTCCCTAATGCGAGTCAATCCAGTACAGAGTTTACCTATAACCAACACAGATTTTACAACGGAACCAGAAACGTTAGACGTGACCTTGGATATTCGAGCGTAAAACAAGTAAATAAGCTTGGAAATCTAATTATCAACGGAAAAGAAGACTTTTATTTCCAAGGAGTCGATTTTTACACGGATGGACTTGTTTCCAGAACAGTGGAATCTTCCAGAGGACAAACAGTAAGAGATACCACTTATACTTGTACTTCAAATCTTTCTTTCTTCTCTACTAATTTCGGAAGATGTACGGATTCCGTATCAACCGTGTACGTAAACGGAAGCCCTCATTTTACTATTACCGGATCCATTATATACGATCCATATGGAAACGTAAGACAAAGAACTACCACATTGCCTGGTTATACTCTTACAGAAGATATCCAATACTTAAACGATAACCTTCTTTGGAATCTCGGAATGGAGATCGTTTTCACTAGAAGAGTAAACGGAGTAAAAGTGGAAGATCGGGCCCTCACATACGTGGATAATAAGAATATAAGCTCAATCCAAACCTTTCCGGGAACTACTGAAGCAAACTACGCCGCATATTTCTATGATACTTACGGAAATGTAATAGAGACCAGAGACGGATTCAATCGAAGTACTTTTTACGAGTATGATACTGCTTCCAATAGTTATTTGATCAAAGCGACAAATCCACTTCTTCATGTCACCGAATACGTCTATGATATTCCGAAGGGACTTCTTCTGGAGGAAAAAACTCCGAATGGACAATCAGTAGTCCGAGAATACGACGATTTTGGAAGGATGGTTCAGATCATCCAACCGGGTGAGACGGAAGATTGGACAGAAAGATATTTATATGAAGGAACCGGAGGACTGAACCCTACTTTGACCCGAGTCGTAAAAGACAGTGTGAACGGAGAAGTACAGACCAAACAATATTTCGATTCTATGGGAAGAGTAATACGCGAAGAGACGACTCTATCTCAAGGAAAAATTCTCGCAAGTTTAACGGAATACGATGCTTATGGTGCAGTAAAAAGAAAATCTTCTCCCTATCTGCAAGGTCTCACTAGTCCCATCTACTCGGAATATACGTATGACGCGAACGGAAATTTGATCAAAATCACGAATCCGGACGGTACTTATTCCGAAATCACCGCAGTACCTGACGGGAGTAATGGAAATCTAACGACTACGAATACTATGTTCTCCGCCGCAGGAGTGCAGGTTTCCACCGCTACAGTGGTAACTGATTCGAGTAAGAGGATACTTTCTAAGAATTCGAACGGGCTTTTGACAAGTTACGGTTACGATTCTGCAGGAAGACAAAATCGTATCACGGACCCGGCCGGTAATCTATCCACGCTTACCTTCTATCCTTCCGGAAGACGAAGAACGTTTACGGACCAAAATTCGGGCACTACGAATTATGAATATGATACTGTTGGAAATGTTACTAGAGTTAGAACAGCTTCTGGAAAAAATATAGATCGTACTTACGATGCATTGAATCGACTTTTAACCGTTACCGGGGGAGTCGGAACAAATATCAGCTATACTTACGATTTAGGAACAAACGGAATCGGGAGACTTTCCAATGTAGTCGACCCTACCGGAAGTACTGCATTCGAATATTCCGAATCGGGTGATATCGTACGAACCACGAAGACGGTGGACTCTCTTACTTTCGTATTAGAAAGAGAATATGATAATCTTCACAGGCCTGTTTCCACTCGTTACCCGGATGGTTCCATTGTTCGGAATAAGTATGAGCTCGGTGGATATTTATCCCAAGTGGCAATGGATGTTCCGGACTGGAGCAGTTTAAATCACCCGGTAGTTTCCTATGTGGGACCTGGGTTCAGTTCCGATGGAAATTTAGTAGTAACAAGAACGACCGGAAACGGAGTAATCACCGAAATTTCGGTAGATCCTGTCCATCTCAGAACTTCGGGATATAAAACTACTCTAAAAAACGGCACAGTTCGCCAATCCGTTAAAGTAAACTACGACGATATCGGAAATATTACAAAAATTGAAAACTTGGCCTTCCCATCCGAAACCCAAGATTTCACATACGATACTAATCACAGACTTATTTCCGCTACCGGAAGTTTTGGAACGGAAAATTATACTTACGATCCTTCCGGAAACATGACCGCAAAAGCGGATAAAACATTATCTTACTCCGATGCGAACCATGTAAACGCAGTCACTTCGGTCACTTCCCCTTCACTTGGAACTATGACGTACTCCTACGACACGGACGGAAACATGGTGTCAAGAAACGGGGATACTCTTATCTACGATGCGTATGGAACCTTAAAAGAGGTACAAACCTATGGAGGTCAGAATTATAAGATGTATACTGACTTCACGGGAGCTCGTGTTAAAAAAAGAAGCGAAAACGACAATGTGGATATATATACGGTATTCGGGATCTATGAATTACAGAGAGTCCCAAGCCAACCGGATAAACATACTCTTTATATACATGGAGCGAAAGGAGAAACTGTTTCACAGCTAACTCGCACGGATGCGGTACTTGTAGCCGCAAGCGAACCTGACACCGGCATGTTATACGCCATTCTCCCATTTTTGAAAAATGGAGGAGCTGTACTTAAGATTGGAACGATGGAAACCATTGCAGTTTTATTCTCCCCTGAAATGTGGACAAAGGTATGTATGGGAAGTCTAGGAATCATCCTCCTAGGTTGGACCTTATTTACTATTTTCCAAAAAGTATCCATACGAGAGGAAAACTCTTGGGCATTACCATTCGCTCCAATCCTTGTTACTGCGATACTCATCCAAAGCGGTTGCGGAATTATACCTACCGGAGGATCAGGGACAGCTCCTTGGGTTGCGGGAGCCGCTGCAATTGCGGCTGATGTACCAAGTGTAAATTCGCCAAATCCGACTGCACCCGGAGGATTTACAAACGTTCCTGTACCAGGCATGTATTTCTATCATGCGGACCAATTGGGAAGTTTAACGCTGCTCACTGACGGAGCAGGGCTTGCTGCGAGCGGTGGGGAAATGCCTGGAACAAGTAATATTAAATACAAACCGTACGGTGAAATTGATAGAGCGAACTCGGCTGGACCGGATATATCCGCTAGAAAATATGCGGGGCAACTAGAGGACCGAGAGACGGGTCTCTATTTCTCAGGCGCAAGATATTACGATCCGGAAACAGGAAGATTCTTACAAGCGGATAGTCAACTGAATCCGGAAACGATGGGACTCAACCGTTACATGTATGTGAACGGGAACCCAATCTCCTACCGAGATCCAGGCGGGCATAACGCAATAGTAGCCGCATTCAATGATCTATGTGCTGCCATTTTCGGAAGCACAAAAGGTGCTCAACTTGCATTCCAATACTACGTGCAACAATCCAATGATCCTGTTCTGAAGATCCTTGCAGGTTTCTATCAAAAAGTAGAAGAAAAAAGAATGATCCGCAGAATGAGAGACACGCAGATCTTTAAGACGGTAGTTGCAGCGGTTGTGGCTGTGGCTTTAATCGTAGCGACATGGGGAGCAGCAACTCCTGCTGTCGTTACAGCTGAAGGAGTCGTCACAGGGGGTTCATTGCTTGGAAATGGACTCGCCTCGATTGGATTATCTTCAGGTTGGACTTCAGGAATCGTTTCTTTTGCAGCCAACCTAGGGGCGTCTGCGGCTGGGTACGCTATTGGGTCCTCTGCAGGATATATTGTAGGGGGATATACTGGAACTGGAGGACGTTGGAATGAATCTACAGCCATTCGAGGAGCACAGCTTGGGGGAGGAATTGGATCTGCAATTACACCATTCGCAGCAGGGAAGCTCGGATTGGAGTTTATGCCAAAAGGTTTATCAAATTCCACTGAATTCAAATCGAGCAATTTTGAATATTTTGAACAATCGTTAGGAAAATTCGGCTACGGAATGGATGCAACAATTTCCGGTGGAATGAATGCTGGAAGGTTTTTAGGAAGAACGTTCGGAGAATTTGCCACCAAGTCTGCATTAAATTGGGCGGCAACAACTCTTCTCGGAGGATTTGTAAATTTTACATGGAGCAACTGGGACTTTAGTGGGTACAATTTAAAAGAATCCATGAATCGTAGAAACTCAGAACCTGAATTTATGGCGAGCGGCTTTTTTAAAGTAAGCGGGGATGCTTGGGGGGCAATTGGATCAGGAATTTACGCCGGAACCGGTTTCAATGAAGTTTTGAATTCATTCTTTTATGGTTTGTAAAACAGTTGGAAGTTAACATGAAATTTCATTCGAAACAAAGTTTAATTTTAGCTAATATATTTATGGTAGTCTTTCTCGGGACTACAGATTGTTCTTCTAGAATTTCACTTGTATACAATCGCCTCCCTAAAATGGACTCCTCTTCGGAACACGGAAGACTTGAAATTTCGTTAGAAAATAAAGAAAGGAATAAAGTAAAGTCTATTTACATTTGGTATTTTGCCCTATTCGATAAGGAAATTGTTGAAGTCGCAGCAAACAAAGTAAAAAATATTCAAACTCATGAAGGCAACCTTTATACAGGTTTGCCTTACGAAATAAAACTCCCAACTGGTGAATACTATGCTCGACTTGAAGCTTTAGACGTTCCAGCAGAAGACCACGATTTAACGTTTCCGTTCAGTGCGCTTTTTGGTTATTATCTTGATTTGAAAAAAGAGCAGAAGATAGCAATTGAATCAAATTATTCTACCTCTAATTGCTCTATTGATAAGAAATTTCTGCATCAATGTAGCAAAATCATAATCAAGAAAGATACGATAACAAAAATAATCATCCGAGTCCAAAAAGAAGTTCCGATTAAAACTGAATTAGGTATGGGAGTTATGAATACGACCCAACTCCCAATCCCCTACCCTCGTGCTGTCTATATACAAGAATCCCCTGAAGTCCTCATAGAAGTGCAAAATCCGAAATGAAGAAAGAATCAAGGTGTTTACTAAAATGAAAGTGGTCTCTAAACACTTAGCCTATACAAGTCTTTGTGTGTTCTCTTTTCTCTCCTTTTTAGATTGTTCATCAAAGATTTCACTTTGGAAAGAAAGAGAACGTCCTATTGATTCAAACCCAGATAGAGGTACTGTTGAAATCTTACTACAGAATGAAGAGAATCTAAAAGTAGAAGCCACCAATATTATGCTTTTTATGCATATTTACGAAGGCGATTCTATTAAAAAATACAAGGATCATCCGTTAGACTTCCAATACCATAGGGGCGTACTTTTGGTAAATGAACCTTATGAATTTAAAGTAGCGCCTGGCGAATATTTTGCATCGGCTCTAGGAGGTTATATTAAGGGTGAACGAGACGATCTTCTCTTTAAGTTTAAGGTATTATTTGGCTATGACTATGACTTAACAAAAAAAGAAGATCAAATCTATTTAACTAATTTTAATGCATCCGATTGTATTACCCCCAAACACACTGAACATCGTTGTGCAAAGATCATCGTAAAGAAAGACCAGAAAACAAAAATTATCATACGAGCCCAGAAAGATACATTAGTAGAGAGTGGGTTTACTATCGGGCAGCTCCAAGGTGGGTTCCCATTTCCTCAGCGTATAGGAAGGCGCGAAACTCCCGAAGTTCTCATTGAGGTCCAAAATCCGAAATGAGAAATTTATTAAAACATAAAATACAAATTTTAGAAACCAGATGTCCGAAAAAGAAGGAAAAAATCATATCATAAATAGATTAAACGATCTTCATAATTCAAGTCTCATAATGAGGAATACTAATTGAAATTAAAATTGAAAATTACCTGGCTTTTAGTAACCATTCTAACGTCGTCGGGA is from Leptospira sp. WS58.C1 and encodes:
- a CDS encoding RHS repeat-associated core domain-containing protein, producing MRIISALAMPKSLFSFKKKGYFPFIHSKGKSYFGLVLACMLALGAFWSAPKESGVPFPLPEVQVAPDGRAVTSIGIPVPPGPAKFVPSISLSYDSQMGNGFLGMGWSLGGFGQIKRDSTFGSFTYTSADHFISTEDGELEALTVSQGGGYHAKRETFRKYTPIAGCGDVCSWSVKEGNGTTSYYGELNGTSAYNSRVVNASNQANVWGLNRIVDKNGNTIEILYHPQSQTDGVLYPQYIRYNGGASEIEFVWIARADWVRSWIGGSSVTQTRLLDEIITRFQSSETDSWEFSYGTDASNRRILTSIERDKFAPLTLTYNMGTLDLSQTPAVVQRSSAIPINAKLKYSDLGACLSHFTTCAMTMFGANPVAAIMCALGHIQLGNDCADGISSNIGFFGDVNGDKILDYIRIVEYDFERPYIGIGGIAIDNTMLEYRTAKIWVQFGKKDNAGVTSLETAENLTLKTNPFRFTDGTQAFPADVDGNGMADIVFIEDYGSKLKVYLSTGTGFSVQETNVTSTNPKPAGGGAIIKYLSPDRRTYNHLADLNGDGRTDFIQYNPADSKTYVYYSTGTGFDGGRAITGITDYGVTNQMFVDLDGNGIPDFITYDRIDNDTARRMVYTLFGENQTVLYNGSLTLGTEGKFDNFYFSDLNSDGLQDLAVVLPLGDINTSTKGTLKTYYFDSKEFGNPQVFPLYDLRYKEDTNKFKSAVVADPYELDLRRDVGPGDVLYLSGGRLELLFHDNASSYDIDLFLSLENPDPPTDAEGNPIPMQGVGQYDAESILRDIDKDGANDTLWVRVFVDGDAITDITLMIKYSTGPSEPVAYDLDWGKLQSYASMDPNAANWPALSQSTYDSWRMGIFFADYNGDGRNDTIWCDGSNIRVAYSKPNGTGGLSFAQYGDISPIPSSFLNQAADLNGDTRADLISIESALALLEYPANLTHIRSNVPFAGTGNITFTNTPVSLPAGTLASISTSKGTRVDITYDWEAKLPETKIASSVFPSIAFPVPKYVTTKVLQTFPNASQSSTEFTYNQHRFYNGTRNVRRDLGYSSVKQVNKLGNLIINGKEDFYFQGVDFYTDGLVSRTVESSRGQTVRDTTYTCTSNLSFFSTNFGRCTDSVSTVYVNGSPHFTITGSIIYDPYGNVRQRTTTLPGYTLTEDIQYLNDNLLWNLGMEIVFTRRVNGVKVEDRALTYVDNKNISSIQTFPGTTEANYAAYFYDTYGNVIETRDGFNRSTFYEYDTASNSYLIKATNPLLHVTEYVYDIPKGLLLEEKTPNGQSVVREYDDFGRMVQIIQPGETEDWTERYLYEGTGGLNPTLTRVVKDSVNGEVQTKQYFDSMGRVIREETTLSQGKILASLTEYDAYGAVKRKSSPYLQGLTSPIYSEYTYDANGNLIKITNPDGTYSEITAVPDGSNGNLTTTNTMFSAAGVQVSTATVVTDSSKRILSKNSNGLLTSYGYDSAGRQNRITDPAGNLSTLTFYPSGRRRTFTDQNSGTTNYEYDTVGNVTRVRTASGKNIDRTYDALNRLLTVTGGVGTNISYTYDLGTNGIGRLSNVVDPTGSTAFEYSESGDIVRTTKTVDSLTFVLEREYDNLHRPVSTRYPDGSIVRNKYELGGYLSQVAMDVPDWSSLNHPVVSYVGPGFSSDGNLVVTRTTGNGVITEISVDPVHLRTSGYKTTLKNGTVRQSVKVNYDDIGNITKIENLAFPSETQDFTYDTNHRLISATGSFGTENYTYDPSGNMTAKADKTLSYSDANHVNAVTSVTSPSLGTMTYSYDTDGNMVSRNGDTLIYDAYGTLKEVQTYGGQNYKMYTDFTGARVKKRSENDNVDIYTVFGIYELQRVPSQPDKHTLYIHGAKGETVSQLTRTDAVLVAASEPDTGMLYAILPFLKNGGAVLKIGTMETIAVLFSPEMWTKVCMGSLGIILLGWTLFTIFQKVSIREENSWALPFAPILVTAILIQSGCGIIPTGGSGTAPWVAGAAAIAADVPSVNSPNPTAPGGFTNVPVPGMYFYHADQLGSLTLLTDGAGLAASGGEMPGTSNIKYKPYGEIDRANSAGPDISARKYAGQLEDRETGLYFSGARYYDPETGRFLQADSQLNPETMGLNRYMYVNGNPISYRDPGGHNAIVAAFNDLCAAIFGSTKGAQLAFQYYVQQSNDPVLKILAGFYQKVEEKRMIRRMRDTQIFKTVVAAVVAVALIVATWGAATPAVVTAEGVVTGGSLLGNGLASIGLSSGWTSGIVSFAANLGASAAGYAIGSSAGYIVGGYTGTGGRWNESTAIRGAQLGGGIGSAITPFAAGKLGLEFMPKGLSNSTEFKSSNFEYFEQSLGKFGYGMDATISGGMNAGRFLGRTFGEFATKSALNWAATTLLGGFVNFTWSNWDFSGYNLKESMNRRNSEPEFMASGFFKVSGDAWGAIGSGIYAGTGFNEVLNSFFYGL